The Bombus fervidus isolate BK054 chromosome 1, iyBomFerv1, whole genome shotgun sequence genome includes a window with the following:
- the LOC139998516 gene encoding myrosinase 1 — translation MSATLSLGSSILLLLAISACAEDAEDKDEYLKFPPNFLFGAATAAYQIEGAWNVSGKGESTWDRFVHDGTGRVYNNETGDVAANSYYQYKEDVAILKKLGFNSYRFSVSWTRILPTGFSNNISSDGVQYYHDVINELIANNIEPILTIYHWDHPQVLEDMGGWLNDEMVDWFGDYARVIFREYGSKVNKFIPINEPIAICKNGYSLGIHAPGKTLHGVGEYLCMHNVLKSHARAYRIYENEFKYMYGGQVGVLINLNAYMPQNPDSADAAETTFQFNVGWSMHPIYSKEGDYPPVMKELVGSKSAEQGYTKSRLPTFDAEWIKYINGSSDFMAVNHYTARLVTAGTMGRVPSHENDQGVKEIIDSFWKSSASDWLKVVPEGFRYVLRQLATNYGNPPMYITENGVSDHGTLNDDDRIYYYREYLKQMLLAIHVDGVNVKGYMLWSLLDNFEWDRGYSEHFGIVSVDFKDPKRPRMLKKSAAWWQNVITAGKIDRSC, via the exons ATGTCAGCCACGCTCTCGCTGGGATCCAGTATTCTTCTTCTACTTGCAAT CTCTGCATGTGCCGAAGATGCAGAAGATAAGgacgaatatttgaaattcccGCCCAACTTCCTCTTTGGAGCTGCGACAGCTGCATATCAAATAGAAGGTGCCTGGAATGTGAGCG GTAAAGGAGAAAGTACTTGGGATCGATTCGTTCATGATGGTACAGGCCGCGTTTACAACAACGAAACGGGAGATGTTGCTGCAAACTCTTATTATCAATACAAGGAGGACGTTGCTATTCTGAAGAAGCTAGGG TTCAATTCGTATCGTTTCTCCGTGAGCTGGACACGAATCCTGCCGACGGGTTTCTCGAACAACATCAGCAGCGATGGCGTCCAGTACTACCATGATGTGATCAACGAGCTCATAGCAAACAACATCGAACCAATATTGACCATCTACCATTGGGATCATCCGCAAGTTCTTGAAGACATGGGAGGCTGGTTGAACGATGAAATGGTCGACTGGTTCGGCGATTACGCGAGAGTCATATTCAGGGAATATGGATCGAAAGTGAACAAATTCATCCCGATAAACGAGCCCATCGCTATTTGTAAAAATGGCTACAGTCTTGGTATACACGCTCCTGGCAAAACTTTGCATGGAGTCGGCGAGTACTTGTGCATGCATAACGTGTTGAAATCGCACGCCAGAGCCTATAGGATCTACGAGAATGAATTTAAGTACATGTATGGGGGCCAAGTTGGTGTTCTGATCAATTTAAACGCCTATATGCCGCAAAATCCTGACTCCGCCGATGCTGCGGAAACGACTTTTCAATTCAACGTTGGTTGGAGCATGCACCCGATATACTCCAAGGAGGGCGATTATCCACCTGTGATGAAAGAATTGGTGGGCAGCAAGAGCGCAGAGCAAGGTTACACGAAATCTCGTCTACCCACGTTCGATGCAGAGTGGatcaaatatataaa TGGAAGCTCAGACTTTATGGCTGTAAATCATTACACCGCCAGGCTAGTTACAGCTGGTACTATGGGACGTGTACCATCCCACGAAAATGACCAAGGAGTGAAAGAGATTATCGATAGTTTCTGGAAATCGTCAGCTTCTGACTGGTTGAAG GTTGTACCCGAAGGTTTCCGATATGTTCTCCGTCAGTTGGCGACAAATTACGGCAACCCACCGATGTATATCACTGAAAACGGTGTTTCCGATCACGGAACACTCAACGACGACGACAGAATCTATTACTATCgcgaatatttaaaacaaatgcTTCTCGCTATTCACGTCGATGGTGTAAACGTAAAAGGATATATGTTATGGTCGCTTCTGGATAACTTCGAATGGGACAGGGGATACAG CGAACATTTTGGTATCGTCTCTGTCGACTTCAAAGATCCAAAGAGACCACGAATGTTGAAAAAGTCTGCTGCATGGTGGCAAAATGTTATAACAGCTGGAAAAATCGATAGGAGTTGTTAA